The Pedobacter ginsengisoli region ACGTTTTGAACACATAGCGTTTTTATGGGGGCTAGCTGCCATTCCATTGTTTATACTGGTCTTTTTTTTGGTGCGCAGTTGGAAAAGAAAGGCATTGGCCAGTCTTGGAGATAAAGCTACGGTTAGGAAGATGATTCCGGAAGTTTCATTTACCAGACCGGGGTTAAAGTTTATCTTTTTTACTGTTGCGTTTGCATCTTTAGTTATTGGAGCTGCCAATCCGCAGATTGGGACTAAGGTAGAAGAGGGTAAAAAAAGTGGCGCTGATTTGATGATTTTGCTTGATGTGTCTAACAGTATGCTTGCGGGAGATCTTTCGCCAAACAGACTTGAAAATGCTAAAAGAGCAATATCTCAGTTGATTGATAATTTGCATAACGACAGGATAGGGATTATCATTTTTGCAGGTGAGGCTTATGTTCAATTGCCTATAACAACCGACTATTCGGCTGCAAAGTTGTTTCTTAATAACATTAGTACTGATATAGTTCCGACACAAGGGACTGCTATTGGTGCTGCAATTGATATGGGAATGAAATCTTTTGATTTTGTGAACGGAACAAGTAAGGCAATGGTATTAATGACCGACGGAGAGAATTTTGAGGATGATGCTATTGCTGCTGCAAAAAGAGCAACCGACAAAAATGTGGCAATTCATGTTATTGGTCTTGGTTCTGTTGAAGGTGCCCCGGTTCCAATTTATCAGAAT contains the following coding sequences:
- a CDS encoding vWA domain-containing protein — translated: MLRFEHIAFLWGLAAIPLFILVFFLVRSWKRKALASLGDKATVRKMIPEVSFTRPGLKFIFFTVAFASLVIGAANPQIGTKVEEGKKSGADLMILLDVSNSMLAGDLSPNRLENAKRAISQLIDNLHNDRIGIIIFAGEAYVQLPITTDYSAAKLFLNNISTDIVPTQGTAIGAAIDMGMKSFDFVNGTSKAMVLMTDGENFEDDAIAAAKRATDKNVAIHVIGLGSVEGAPVPIYQNGNPTGFRKDENGQTVITKLNEQMCKEISEAGNGVYVRASNANSGLGIVMNQIGKMEQKTFDSKVFKNYEDRFQFFLGFALILLVIEFFISSKKNLKLSELNLFEVRK